In the Nitrospirota bacterium genome, GGCCATGCGCGAGGGGCTTCTGGACGTCTTCATAGAGGCGGGCGCGGTGGTCTCCACCCCCACCTGCGGCCCCTGCCTGGGCGGGCACATGGGCGTGCTGGCCAAGGGCGAGCGGGCGCTGGCCACCACCAACCGGAACTTCGTGGGCCGGATGGGCCACCCCGAAAGCGAGGTCTACCTGAGCAACCCCGCCGTGGCCGCGGCAAGCGCCGTGCTGGGAAGAATCGGCATCCCCCAGGAGCTGGGCGTGGAGGTGCCGGCCTGATGGATGCCGAGAAGCGCCTGGCCGCACTGGGCATAGAGCTTCCGCCCCCTCCCGCGCCCCTGGGGGCCTACGTGCCCGCCGTGCGAGTGGGCAACCTCCTTTTTCTAAGCGGCATGCTCCCCCTCGTCGAGGGCAAGCCCGGCCGCACGGGCAAGGTGGGAACGGACCTTACCGTGGAGGAGGCCTTCGGGGAGGCGCGCACGGCAGCCCTGAACGCCCTGGCCGTCCTCAGGGCCGAGGCGGGCGGCCTGGAGCAGGTGCGGCGGGTGGTCAAGCTCGTGGGCTACGTCGCCAGCGCCCCGGGTTTCACCGGTCAGCCCCAGGTCATAAACGGCGCGAGCGACCTCATGGGCGAGGTGTTCGGCGAGGCGGGCAGGCACGCCCGGGCCGCCGTGGGCGTCAGCAGCCTCCCCCTGGACGCCCCCGTGGAAAT is a window encoding:
- a CDS encoding RidA family protein, with translation MDAEKRLAALGIELPPPPAPLGAYVPAVRVGNLLFLSGMLPLVEGKPGRTGKVGTDLTVEEAFGEARTAALNALAVLRAEAGGLEQVRRVVKLVGYVASAPGFTGQPQVINGASDLMGEVFGEAGRHARAAVGVSSLPLDAPVEIAFVFELAG